One window of Anas platyrhynchos isolate ZD024472 breed Pekin duck chromosome 11, IASCAAS_PekinDuck_T2T, whole genome shotgun sequence genomic DNA carries:
- the ARPP19 gene encoding cAMP-regulated phosphoprotein 19 isoform X2, with the protein MNPRAVRGACGSSEMEDKVISPEKAEEAKLKARYPHLGQKPGGSDFLRKRLQKGQKYFDSGDYNMAKAKMKNKQLPTAAPDKTEVTGDHIPTPQDLPQRKPSLVASKLAG; encoded by the exons ATGAACCCCCGGGCTGTGCGGGGCGCCTGCGGTAGCTCG GAAATGGAGGATAAGGTGATCAGCccagaaaaagctgaagaagcaAAATTGAAAGCAAGATATCCTCATCTGGGCCAGAAGCCAGGAGGCTCAGACTTCTTGAGGAAGAGGCTTCAAAAAGGA CAAAAATACTTTGATTCTGGTGACTACAACATGGCTAAGGCAAAGATGAAGAATAAACAACTGCCTACTGCAGCTCCTGACAAGACAGAAGTCACTGGTGACCATATTCCTACTCCACAGGATCTCCCACAGCGGAAACCATCTCTTGTTGCTAGCAAGCTGGCTGGCTGA
- the ARPP19 gene encoding cAMP-regulated phosphoprotein 19 isoform X1 yields the protein MSAESPEPASAEEQKEMEDKVISPEKAEEAKLKARYPHLGQKPGGSDFLRKRLQKGQKYFDSGDYNMAKAKMKNKQLPTAAPDKTEVTGDHIPTPQDLPQRKPSLVASKLAG from the exons atgTCCGCAGAGAGCCCCGAGCCCGCCTCGGCCGAGGAGcagaag GAAATGGAGGATAAGGTGATCAGCccagaaaaagctgaagaagcaAAATTGAAAGCAAGATATCCTCATCTGGGCCAGAAGCCAGGAGGCTCAGACTTCTTGAGGAAGAGGCTTCAAAAAGGA CAAAAATACTTTGATTCTGGTGACTACAACATGGCTAAGGCAAAGATGAAGAATAAACAACTGCCTACTGCAGCTCCTGACAAGACAGAAGTCACTGGTGACCATATTCCTACTCCACAGGATCTCCCACAGCGGAAACCATCTCTTGTTGCTAGCAAGCTGGCTGGCTGA